Genomic segment of Caldisericum sp.:
TTCACAAAACCTGTATAATTGAGTGGGTGGATAGGAGAATGGATTGGTTACTTATTATTCTTGAATATTTAGTTTTTACCCTGCCTGTTTTTATTGGTTTTGCAGTTTCCTTCCGCTGGTTTTTAAGAAGCAAATCTTATGAAAAGATTCTCTATATAGTATCCTTTTTCTTGCCAGTTGTATCAATTCTTTCTCTTGTTAAAGTATTTTATATAATCGAACTTTCGCCAACTTCATCTGCTTTTGTTGTTGCTAACTCAATTTTTGCAATAGGATTTTTGATATTTACAATTGCAATAATACTCCAAACTAATGGAAGATCCCTTGCAAAACCTGATACAATCGAGATATTGGGAGTAATACTTCTTATCACTTCTTCGCTTTTATTAAAGCATAGGATAGAAATTATTGACTATATTTCCTGGGGGCTAATCGGTATAATAACGATTCACTTTGGAAGGGGATTTGCATATTCAAAGTATGGAAGAGGGAGAGAAAAAAGTGCCTACATAGTTATGTGTGTATTTGCAGGACTTTCAATTCTTCTTAAATTGCTTATCTATCTGGACAAAATCCCCCTTAAGCCAACTATTTATATTTCACTTGCACTTATGCTCCTTGCCTTTCTACATTCAGTCCTTATCTGGTGGAGAGTATCAACTCTTATGCCTGCAAAAAATATAGTAGATGAAGTTTTTAAAGCAAAGGTTTCAATATTTAGAAGGTTGATAATGCTTTCTCTTCTTGCAACGATTATTGTTTCTGGAATTTCTTATGCTGGCTTTTATACATACAGGAGAGAAAAAGCACGCCTTACATCAGAACTTGAACTCAATGTCCAGAGGACATTGTTTACACTCAGCGATAAACTTAATAATTACATTATTAACGAGGTTGAAATACACCTTTCGTATCTTGCATCAACTCTGGATCTCGATAACATTAACAGAGAAAAGTACGAAATAGAAAAATTCTA
This window contains:
- a CDS encoding cache domain-containing protein, yielding MDWLLIILEYLVFTLPVFIGFAVSFRWFLRSKSYEKILYIVSFFLPVVSILSLVKVFYIIELSPTSSAFVVANSIFAIGFLIFTIAIILQTNGRSLAKPDTIEILGVILLITSSLLLKHRIEIIDYISWGLIGIITIHFGRGFAYSKYGRGREKSAYIVMCVFAGLSILLKLLIYLDKIPLKPTIYISLALMLLAFLHSVLIWWRVSTLMPAKNIVDEVFKAKVSIFRRLIMLSLLATIIVSGISYAGFYTYRREKARLTSELELNVQRTLFTLSDKLNNYIINEVEIHLSYLASTLDLDNINREKYEIEKFYETHKETIASVTLMNNEGIIVYTYPYTYSIGSDISSQPHVQEVLTKKQTVLSEPFRAVQGFDAIAIHIPLFKENEFFGTIAGLIDLKTLS